A window of the Deinococcus aerius genome harbors these coding sequences:
- a CDS encoding sulfurtransferase encodes MTTPESPLKAAAWLIEHLTDPRVRVLDCRYALTDPLLGRIAYLEGHVPGAIYADLETDLSGPVQPDGAGGRHPLPDPETLAAWLGSVGVGNDSIVVAYDDPGTGQGFYATRAWWLLRWLGHRRVYVLDGGWPAFLDAGGQPSTDEPNHPPTTLTPDVRWEMVATAQDVGNRDAGTLLIDARAPARYRGEVEPLDRKAGHIPGAVNREWAGALDGSGRWRDGEAQAERLGAGDAPTITYCGSGVSATPNLLAWELAGVPLGPQNRLYAGSWSDWVSDDRRPVATGEE; translated from the coding sequence ATGACCACCCCGGAATCCCCCCTCAAGGCCGCCGCCTGGCTGATCGAGCATCTGACCGACCCCCGGGTGCGCGTCCTCGACTGCCGCTACGCGCTGACCGACCCGCTGCTGGGGCGCATCGCCTACCTGGAAGGGCACGTGCCGGGGGCGATCTATGCCGACCTGGAGACGGACCTGAGCGGGCCGGTGCAGCCGGACGGGGCGGGGGGGCGACATCCCCTGCCCGACCCGGAGACCCTCGCGGCCTGGCTGGGGAGCGTTGGGGTCGGGAATGACAGCATTGTGGTCGCCTACGACGATCCGGGGACCGGGCAGGGCTTCTACGCCACACGCGCCTGGTGGCTGCTGCGCTGGCTGGGGCACCGGCGGGTCTACGTGCTGGACGGCGGCTGGCCCGCCTTTCTGGATGCCGGGGGTCAGCCGAGTACCGACGAGCCGAACCACCCGCCCACGACCCTCACCCCGGATGTGCGGTGGGAAATGGTTGCCACGGCGCAGGACGTGGGGAACCGGGATGCGGGGACGCTCCTGATCGACGCCCGCGCCCCCGCCCGCTACCGGGGAGAGGTGGAACCCCTCGACCGCAAGGCGGGGCATATCCCGGGGGCCGTGAACCGCGAGTGGGCCGGGGCGCTCGACGGGAGCGGGCGCTGGCGGGACGGGGAGGCCCAGGCCGAAAGACTTGGCGCGGGAGACGCCCCCACCATCACCTACTGCGGCAGCGGCGTGAGCGCCACCCCGAACCTGCTCGCGTGGGAACTCGCCGGGGTGCCCCTGGGACCCCAGAACCGCCTGTACGCCGGGTCGTGGAGCGACTGGGTGAGCGACGACAGGCGGCCCGTGGCGACGGGGGAGGAGTAG
- a CDS encoding DUF3105 domain-containing protein — translation MTRILLLALLPLSLAACGQKGLQGVKTFDYQGGDHRSGALVYAQTPPAGGPHNPIWQNCGVYDKPLYNEYAVHSLEHGAVWITYRPDLDAQGVAALKGLVDGRPYTLLSPYEGLPSPVVVSAWNAQLAVDSPTDGRLKAFLDKYEQGPTAPERGASCSGGYGGTR, via the coding sequence ATGACCAGAATCCTCCTCCTCGCCCTCCTGCCCCTCTCGCTCGCCGCCTGCGGGCAAAAGGGGCTGCAAGGCGTGAAGACCTTCGACTACCAGGGTGGCGACCACCGCAGCGGCGCCCTGGTGTATGCCCAGACGCCCCCGGCGGGCGGCCCCCACAACCCCATCTGGCAGAACTGCGGGGTGTACGACAAGCCGCTGTACAACGAGTACGCCGTCCACAGCCTGGAACACGGCGCGGTGTGGATCACGTACCGCCCCGACCTGGACGCCCAGGGGGTCGCGGCCCTCAAGGGGCTCGTGGACGGGCGGCCCTACACCCTGCTGAGCCCCTACGAGGGCCTGCCCTCCCCGGTCGTGGTCAGCGCCTGGAACGCGCAGCTCGCCGTGGACAGCCCCACCGACGGGCGCCTCAAGGCCTTTCTCGACAAGTACGAGCAGGGGCCGACGGCACCGGAGCGTGGGGCGTCCTGCTCCGGCGGGTACGGCGGGACGCGGTAG
- the rny gene encoding ribonuclease Y, giving the protein MTILTVILALLGGLAGGFLTGQSRGRQQRAALDDRLQQEARAEAERIRAGAEQDARVIREQADQRLQDANRRLQEADERERQSARGLEAQREQLQALRAQVEAERTRAAQDAARERETLSADRQETRREREELKREIERLNRRAEQLDARGDKLDALEERLEGQLRALAGQEADLAERSRQIDLRLYEVAGLTPEAARQQILGQLDAELEEEKAIRVKAMTERATAEARRTARNVIAQAIQRSASETSAQLSVSVVPIPNDAMKGRLIGREGRNIRAFEALTGVDLIIDDTPEAVILSSFNPVRREVARHVLEALVADGRIHPTRIEEMVHKAQDEMKAFIHAQGEEAAIEAGVVGLKPGLVQLLGRMYFRTSYGQNVLKHSVQVAHLTGIMADELGLDAAMARRAGLMHDVGKSIDREIEGTHVEIGINLARRFGEPHEVIDAIAHHHDPENGETLYSVLVAAADAISAARPGARREELEAYVRRLEQLEQIAVAFPGVQQAYAIQAGREVRVIVQPEQVSDAQATLLAREIAGRVEQDMEYPGQVQVTVVRESRAVEVAR; this is encoded by the coding sequence ATGACCATCTTGACCGTCATTCTGGCGCTCCTGGGGGGGTTGGCGGGCGGGTTCCTCACCGGGCAGTCGCGGGGACGGCAACAGAGGGCCGCCCTCGACGACCGGCTCCAGCAGGAGGCCCGCGCCGAGGCGGAACGTATCCGGGCCGGGGCGGAGCAGGACGCCCGGGTGATCCGTGAGCAGGCCGACCAGCGCCTTCAGGACGCCAACCGCCGCCTTCAGGAGGCCGACGAGCGCGAGCGGCAGAGCGCCCGGGGCCTGGAGGCGCAGCGCGAGCAGCTCCAGGCCCTGCGTGCCCAGGTGGAGGCCGAGCGCACCCGCGCCGCCCAGGACGCCGCCCGCGAGCGCGAGACCCTGAGCGCCGACCGCCAGGAGACCCGCCGCGAGCGCGAGGAACTCAAGCGCGAGATCGAGCGCCTCAACCGCCGCGCTGAGCAGCTCGACGCCCGCGGCGACAAGCTCGACGCCCTGGAGGAGCGGCTGGAGGGGCAACTGCGCGCCCTCGCCGGGCAGGAGGCCGACCTCGCGGAGCGGTCCCGGCAGATCGACCTGAGGCTGTACGAGGTCGCCGGGCTGACCCCCGAGGCGGCCCGGCAGCAGATCCTGGGCCAACTCGACGCCGAGCTGGAGGAGGAAAAGGCCATCCGGGTCAAGGCGATGACCGAGCGCGCGACCGCCGAGGCGCGGCGCACCGCCCGCAACGTCATCGCCCAGGCCATCCAGCGCAGCGCCTCGGAGACGAGCGCGCAGCTCAGCGTGTCTGTCGTCCCCATCCCCAACGACGCGATGAAGGGCCGCCTGATCGGGCGCGAGGGGCGCAACATCCGGGCCTTCGAGGCCCTGACGGGGGTGGACCTCATCATCGACGACACGCCGGAAGCCGTCATCCTGTCGAGCTTCAATCCGGTGCGGCGGGAGGTCGCGCGGCACGTTCTGGAGGCCCTGGTGGCTGACGGGCGCATCCACCCCACCCGCATTGAGGAGATGGTCCACAAGGCCCAGGACGAGATGAAGGCCTTTATCCACGCCCAGGGCGAGGAGGCGGCCATCGAGGCGGGCGTGGTGGGCCTCAAGCCCGGCCTGGTGCAACTGCTGGGGCGGATGTACTTCCGCACGAGCTACGGGCAGAACGTCCTGAAGCACTCGGTCCAGGTCGCGCACCTGACCGGCATCATGGCCGATGAGCTGGGGCTGGACGCCGCCATGGCTCGCCGCGCCGGGCTGATGCACGACGTGGGCAAGAGCATCGACCGCGAGATCGAGGGCACCCACGTCGAGATCGGGATCAACCTCGCGCGGCGGTTCGGGGAGCCCCATGAGGTCATTGACGCCATCGCGCACCACCACGACCCGGAGAATGGGGAAACGCTCTACTCCGTGCTCGTGGCCGCCGCCGACGCGATCAGCGCGGCCCGGCCCGGTGCGCGGCGCGAGGAACTCGAAGCCTACGTGCGCCGTCTGGAGCAACTGGAGCAGATCGCGGTCGCCTTCCCCGGTGTGCAGCAGGCCTACGCGATCCAGGCTGGGCGCGAGGTGCGCGTGATTGTCCAGCCCGAGCAGGTCAGCGACGCGCAGGCGACCCTGCTGGCCCGCGAGATCGCCGGGCGGGTCGAGCAGGACATGGAGTACCCCGGCCAGGTGCAGGTCACGGTCGTGCGCGAGAGCCGCGCCGTGGAGGTCGCCCGGTAG
- a CDS encoding MBL fold metallo-hydrolase RNA specificity domain-containing protein has protein sequence MHLQSLGAALTVTGSAHLLTTPRGSVLIDCGMFQGGEDLEARNREPFPFDPPDLAAVILTHAHLDHVGRLPLLVRQGYRGPVYCTAPTAALAETVLLDSARLQVEGFRQALRKARRTGREAEVQEPLYDEDDVHRTLALLRPSLRFGEAARVGPLRVTPFRAGHILGSAYLLIEQGGERLIMSGDLGNRESGLQLDFAPPPPADAVVIETTYANRTHRSLPATLAEFGDALRQSIRAGGKILIPTFAIERAQMILYTLKNLMDSGEVPRIPIFLDSPMAARATSEYFEYGDELIVPIREALGRGEDPFWPSTLHVVLTSGESQRLNRYDGPAIILAGNGMMTGGRIQHHLKHHLWKPSTSLVIVSYQSPGSLGGRIVAGAETVRLMGEEVVVRAQVHTIGGFSAHADQDDLLAFLSTTGSPRVWLVHGEPEVMEAFLPVLASRGLTGTLMPDHQEVDLLNTSFPGGRPPGLPTGGRDARDSVGGE, from the coding sequence ATGCACCTTCAGAGTCTGGGAGCGGCGCTCACGGTGACCGGAAGTGCCCACCTGCTCACCACCCCGCGCGGGTCCGTCCTGATCGACTGCGGCATGTTCCAGGGGGGCGAGGACCTGGAGGCCCGCAACCGTGAGCCTTTCCCCTTTGATCCCCCGGACCTGGCGGCGGTGATCCTGACGCACGCGCACCTCGACCACGTGGGGCGGCTCCCGCTCCTCGTGAGGCAGGGCTACCGGGGACCGGTCTACTGCACCGCGCCGACGGCGGCCCTCGCCGAGACGGTGCTCCTCGACTCCGCCCGCCTCCAGGTGGAGGGTTTTCGCCAGGCCCTGCGGAAGGCCCGGCGGACAGGCCGCGAGGCGGAGGTCCAGGAGCCGCTGTACGACGAGGACGATGTTCACCGCACCCTCGCCCTGCTGCGCCCGTCCCTGCGCTTCGGCGAGGCGGCCAGAGTAGGGCCGCTTCGGGTCACGCCGTTCCGCGCCGGGCACATCCTGGGGAGCGCGTACCTGCTGATCGAGCAAGGCGGGGAGCGCCTGATCATGTCCGGCGACCTGGGCAACCGTGAGAGTGGCCTGCAACTCGACTTCGCGCCGCCGCCCCCCGCCGACGCCGTGGTGATCGAGACGACCTACGCCAACCGCACCCACCGCTCCCTGCCCGCCACCCTGGCCGAGTTCGGGGACGCGCTGCGCCAGAGCATCCGGGCGGGCGGCAAAATCCTGATCCCCACCTTCGCCATCGAGCGGGCGCAGATGATCCTGTACACGCTGAAAAACCTGATGGACTCCGGCGAGGTGCCGCGCATCCCCATCTTCCTCGACTCGCCGATGGCCGCCCGCGCCACCTCCGAGTATTTCGAGTACGGTGACGAACTCATTGTGCCCATCCGCGAGGCCCTGGGGAGAGGGGAGGACCCCTTCTGGCCCTCGACCCTGCACGTGGTCCTCACGAGCGGCGAGTCGCAGCGCCTGAACCGCTACGACGGCCCGGCGATCATCCTGGCCGGGAACGGCATGATGACGGGCGGGCGCATTCAGCATCACCTCAAACACCACCTGTGGAAGCCGAGCACCAGCCTCGTCATCGTGAGCTACCAGTCGCCCGGCAGCCTGGGGGGCCGCATCGTGGCCGGGGCCGAGACCGTCCGCCTCATGGGGGAAGAGGTGGTGGTGCGGGCACAGGTCCACACCATCGGCGGCTTCTCCGCCCACGCGGATCAGGATGACCTGCTGGCCTTTCTCTCGACCACCGGGAGTCCCCGCGTGTGGCTCGTCCACGGTGAGCCGGAGGTGATGGAGGCCTTCCTGCCCGTGCTGGCCTCGCGCGGGTTGACGGGGACCCTGATGCCCGATCATCAGGAGGTGGACCTGCTGAATACGAGCTTTCCGGGAGGGCGGCCACCTGGCCTGCCCACAGGCGGGCGCGACGCCCGGGACAGCGTGGGGGGCGAGTAG
- a CDS encoding AMP-binding protein produces MKTPLTPLDLVRRGLKTYPQRTAVTQPGGPSFTYREWGERIYRLARALGEAVPPGSRAAVLSPNTHHGLLTYAGVPWSGRVLVPLNTRLTPPEYAFQLRHARVSLVLADATLAPKVEETCRELGIPLWVLGEGSDFEDRLGEQDPSPLPYAVADEDDTITINYTSGTTSSPKGVMLTHRNTMLNAVETIYNFRFDQDSVYLHTLPDFHANGWGGVWSPFGVGATHVTLPVLRGDTIHDAIHAFGVTHLAAAPTVLSMITDPATARTTPRRVRVATAGSPPHARTIADMDALGFDVLQVYGLTETSPLITVAELSEAERALPTPQRAALTAKQGFEMLLAGEVEVMTPELTPIPHDGQTLGEIMVRGNLVMKGYLDNPEATAKAFEGGWFHTGDVAVVHPDGRIEIRDRNKDVIISGGENISSVEVEGVLYAHPAVREAVVVSRPDERWGEVPCAFIALHAGRAASPEDLDAHVRQQLAGYKAPKHYVFRDELPKTASGKFQKFLLRRELWEGRERAVN; encoded by the coding sequence GGCGCTGGGGGAGGCAGTTCCCCCGGGCTCGCGGGCAGCGGTCCTGTCCCCGAATACCCACCACGGCCTCCTGACCTACGCGGGGGTGCCGTGGTCGGGCCGCGTCCTCGTACCCCTGAACACCCGCCTCACCCCGCCTGAATATGCCTTCCAACTCCGGCACGCGCGGGTCTCCCTCGTCCTGGCCGATGCCACGCTGGCCCCCAAGGTGGAGGAGACCTGCCGCGAGCTGGGCATTCCCCTCTGGGTGCTGGGCGAGGGGAGCGACTTCGAGGATCGCCTGGGCGAGCAGGACCCCTCTCCCCTGCCCTACGCAGTCGCCGATGAGGACGACACCATCACGATTAACTACACCTCGGGCACGACGAGCAGCCCCAAGGGCGTCATGCTCACGCACCGGAACACGATGCTCAACGCGGTCGAGACGATCTATAACTTCCGGTTCGATCAGGACAGTGTGTACCTGCACACCCTCCCCGACTTCCACGCGAACGGGTGGGGCGGGGTGTGGAGCCCCTTCGGCGTGGGGGCGACGCACGTGACCTTGCCCGTCCTGCGCGGCGACACGATTCACGACGCCATTCACGCGTTCGGGGTGACGCACCTCGCCGCCGCGCCGACCGTGCTGAGCATGATCACCGACCCCGCCACCGCCCGAACCACACCCCGCCGAGTGCGCGTGGCGACGGCGGGCAGCCCTCCCCACGCCCGGACCATCGCCGATATGGACGCCCTGGGCTTCGACGTGCTTCAGGTCTATGGCCTGACGGAGACCAGCCCGCTCATCACGGTGGCCGAACTCTCGGAGGCCGAGCGGGCGCTGCCCACACCCCAGCGCGCCGCCCTGACCGCCAAGCAGGGCTTCGAGATGCTGCTCGCCGGGGAGGTGGAGGTCATGACGCCCGAGCTGACCCCCATCCCCCACGACGGGCAGACCCTCGGCGAGATCATGGTGCGCGGCAATCTCGTGATGAAGGGCTACCTCGACAACCCGGAGGCGACGGCCAAGGCGTTCGAGGGCGGCTGGTTCCACACGGGGGATGTGGCGGTTGTCCACCCCGACGGGCGCATCGAGATTCGGGACCGCAACAAGGACGTGATCATCTCGGGCGGCGAGAACATCAGCTCGGTCGAGGTGGAGGGCGTGCTGTACGCGCACCCCGCCGTGCGCGAGGCCGTGGTCGTTTCCCGCCCCGACGAGCGGTGGGGGGAGGTGCCCTGCGCTTTTATCGCCCTGCACGCGGGGCGGGCGGCGAGCCCCGAAGACCTCGACGCGCATGTGCGCCAGCAGCTCGCCGGGTACAAGGCGCCCAAGCACTACGTGTTCCGCGACGAGTTGCCCAAGACGGCGAGCGGCAAGTTCCAGAAGTTCCTGTTGCGCCGGGAACTGTGGGAGGGGCGGGAACGGGCGGTGAACTAG
- a CDS encoding universal stress protein, which produces MTDPLIFTTSTDADEPGSGGPGRSFSRIVVGTDFSPAADHALGVARTRFPGASLRLVHVTDARAVATPDLGGGVTPTIPNPALLQTLEDADGDRLARLAREGEETELMVGDPVTGLLDAARRWEADLIVVGTHSRGALEHFLLGSTAEKLVGRSPVPVLTVRLPGGRR; this is translated from the coding sequence ATGACCGATCCCCTGATCTTCACGACCTCCACCGACGCCGACGAGCCCGGGTCAGGCGGGCCGGGCCGTTCCTTCAGCCGCATCGTGGTGGGGACCGACTTCTCGCCCGCCGCCGACCATGCCCTGGGGGTGGCCCGGACCCGCTTCCCGGGGGCGAGCCTGCGCCTGGTCCATGTGACGGACGCGCGCGCGGTCGCCACCCCCGATCTGGGGGGCGGCGTGACTCCCACCATTCCCAACCCGGCCCTGCTCCAGACGCTGGAGGACGCCGACGGCGACCGGCTCGCCCGCCTGGCCCGGGAGGGCGAGGAGACGGAGCTGATGGTGGGCGACCCGGTCACGGGCCTCCTGGACGCGGCGCGGCGGTGGGAGGCGGATCTGATCGTGGTCGGCACGCACTCGCGGGGTGCCCTCGAACACTTCCTGCTGGGCAGCACCGCCGAGAAGCTGGTGGGCCGCAGCCCGGTGCCGGTCCTCACCGTGCGGCTGCCGGGGGGACGGCGGTGA
- a CDS encoding L-lactate dehydrogenase, translating to MKVGVVGAGLVGATAAYALTLRGSCSDLVLVDKDGGRAQAEAQDIAHAAPVSHGTRVSSGDYASLAGCRVLVVAAGANQKPGESRLDLLDKNAAIFREVIPSVAEHAPEAVLVIATNPVDILTDLATRLAPGQPVLGSGTVLDSARFRHLIAERAGVDATHVHGYVLGEHGDSEVLAWSTATVAGLPVDDFMKARGREWSAAMRDEIDHGTRAAAAAIIQGKRATYYGIGAALARITEAILGDRRSVLTVSAPTDEYGVSLSLPRVVGAGGVEDTLMPPLTGEERAALEASAGVLRGTDRRLGE from the coding sequence GTGAAGGTCGGCGTGGTCGGCGCGGGGCTGGTGGGGGCCACGGCGGCCTACGCCCTGACCCTGCGCGGCTCGTGCAGCGACCTCGTGCTGGTGGACAAGGACGGGGGCCGCGCCCAGGCCGAGGCACAGGACATCGCCCACGCCGCCCCCGTCAGCCACGGCACCCGGGTGAGCAGCGGCGACTACGCCTCGCTGGCGGGCTGCCGAGTCCTTGTGGTCGCCGCCGGGGCGAACCAGAAGCCGGGCGAGAGCCGCCTGGACCTGCTGGACAAGAACGCGGCCATCTTCAGGGAAGTGATCCCCTCGGTTGCGGAACACGCCCCGGAGGCCGTGCTGGTGATCGCCACCAATCCGGTCGACATCCTCACCGACCTCGCTACGCGCCTCGCGCCGGGACAGCCCGTGCTGGGTTCGGGCACGGTCCTCGATTCCGCCCGGTTCCGCCACCTGATCGCCGAGCGGGCGGGCGTGGACGCCACCCATGTCCACGGCTACGTTCTCGGCGAACACGGCGACAGCGAGGTCCTGGCCTGGAGCACCGCCACCGTCGCGGGCCTGCCGGTGGACGACTTCATGAAGGCGCGGGGCCGGGAATGGTCCGCCGCCATGCGGGACGAGATCGACCACGGGACCCGCGCCGCCGCCGCCGCCATCATCCAGGGCAAGCGCGCGACCTACTACGGTATCGGCGCGGCCCTGGCCCGCATCACCGAGGCCATTCTCGGCGACCGGCGCTCGGTCCTCACGGTCAGCGCCCCCACCGACGAGTACGGCGTGAGCCTGAGCCTGCCGCGCGTGGTCGGGGCCGGGGGCGTGGAGGACACCCTGATGCCCCCCCTGACGGGGGAGGAGCGCGCGGCCCTGGAGGCGAGCGCCGGGGTGCTGCGGGGGACGGATCGGCGGCTAGGGGAGTAG
- a CDS encoding baeRF10 domain-containing protein produces the protein MISKADIRRIQSLPEDAMVLMAVVNDNPDLPDNHGSGLQTRVKVKMQEAGVPPTPMGRVLDDLQVARTHHGRSSLYIVGEDLFERYEIQADLPERFHYGRPLKSLLDSILAMMPTVAVMAVDNEWARLFVLRQGELQEVSSEENVRLDDGDRWDTIVSGTRHVPGAPGSGGAGRGQPGSGPRSDSGTDLFEAREDAARQRFYNQKVQQLGQVLDVLDIKQLILVGTVQRVAEFKAEIPDKAPYEVIGETNVVGGTSWANPAEILEKITPIVEAHRQKMEEQVLHDIQEHGVMEVERVLEMVQEGRLYQLVIPEDGSQMHVYRSHNREVPYFTAQKDVTESPLDGSLMERVTLEEVLPDFIDLYGVEVKRLHGDYANRLVREFGGLAGLPRY, from the coding sequence ATGATTTCCAAGGCTGATATCCGGCGTATTCAGAGCCTGCCCGAAGACGCGATGGTGCTGATGGCCGTCGTCAACGACAACCCCGACCTGCCGGACAACCACGGCAGCGGCCTCCAGACCCGCGTGAAGGTGAAGATGCAGGAGGCGGGTGTGCCCCCCACCCCGATGGGGCGAGTCCTGGACGACCTCCAGGTGGCGCGCACCCACCACGGCCGGAGCTCGCTCTACATCGTGGGCGAGGATCTGTTCGAGCGGTACGAGATCCAGGCGGACCTCCCCGAGCGGTTCCACTATGGCCGCCCGCTGAAGTCGCTGCTCGACAGCATTCTGGCGATGATGCCGACCGTGGCAGTGATGGCGGTGGACAACGAATGGGCCCGCCTCTTCGTGCTGCGCCAGGGCGAGTTGCAGGAGGTCAGCAGCGAGGAGAACGTCCGGCTGGACGACGGCGACCGCTGGGACACCATCGTTTCGGGCACCCGGCATGTCCCCGGCGCTCCCGGTTCCGGCGGGGCGGGGCGGGGTCAGCCCGGCAGCGGCCCGCGCAGCGACAGCGGCACCGACCTGTTCGAGGCGCGGGAGGACGCGGCGCGGCAACGCTTCTACAACCAGAAAGTTCAGCAACTCGGCCAGGTGCTGGATGTTCTCGATATCAAGCAGCTCATCCTCGTCGGCACGGTGCAGCGTGTCGCCGAGTTCAAGGCCGAGATTCCCGACAAGGCCCCCTACGAGGTCATCGGCGAGACGAACGTGGTCGGCGGCACGAGCTGGGCCAACCCCGCCGAGATTCTGGAAAAGATCACCCCCATCGTCGAGGCACACCGCCAGAAGATGGAGGAGCAGGTCCTGCACGACATCCAGGAGCACGGCGTGATGGAGGTCGAGCGCGTGCTGGAGATGGTGCAAGAGGGACGGCTCTACCAGCTCGTCATCCCCGAGGACGGCTCGCAGATGCACGTCTACCGCAGCCACAACCGCGAGGTGCCCTACTTCACCGCGCAGAAGGACGTGACCGAAAGCCCCCTCGACGGCAGCCTGATGGAGCGCGTGACCCTGGAGGAGGTGCTGCCCGACTTCATCGACCTCTACGGGGTGGAGGTCAAGCGGCTGCACGGCGACTACGCGAACCGTCTGGTGAGGGAGTTCGGCGGCTTGGCCGGGTTGCCCCGCTACTGA
- a CDS encoding 3'-5' exonuclease — MAPAHLAALNQPIIFVDTETGGRDPARHPLLTVGLVTLTPGGEVTRPLHLRVQHEQYDVDEEAMAVNGIDLKAHHAEARPAGAVADAVRTYAGEVGRVMLGGHNLHFDTGFLRTLLPDLGKVFRRGRVDTKLTAQFLIHAGHLPRKLGTALDQLAGHFGFEYRAHDALEDATVTARVYAELLRLAAPGEAESS; from the coding sequence ATGGCCCCCGCCCACCTCGCCGCCCTGAATCAGCCCATCATCTTCGTGGACACCGAGACGGGCGGGCGTGACCCGGCCCGGCACCCGCTCCTGACGGTCGGGCTGGTGACCCTGACACCCGGGGGGGAGGTCACCCGCCCCCTGCACCTGCGGGTGCAGCACGAGCAGTACGACGTGGACGAGGAGGCGATGGCGGTGAACGGCATAGACCTGAAGGCGCACCACGCGGAAGCCAGGCCTGCGGGGGCGGTCGCGGACGCCGTGCGGACCTACGCGGGCGAGGTCGGGCGGGTGATGCTGGGCGGGCACAACCTGCACTTCGACACGGGCTTTCTGCGGACGCTCCTGCCGGACCTGGGGAAGGTGTTTCGGCGCGGGCGGGTGGACACCAAGCTCACCGCCCAGTTCCTGATCCACGCCGGGCACCTGCCGAGGAAGTTGGGGACCGCCCTCGACCAACTCGCCGGGCATTTCGGGTTCGAGTACCGGGCGCACGACGCGCTGGAGGACGCCACCGTGACGGCCCGGGTGTACGCGGAGTTGCTGCGTCTGGCGGCGCCCGGTGAGGCCGAGTCCTCCTGA